In Bdellovibrio bacteriovorus, a single window of DNA contains:
- a CDS encoding MBL fold metallo-hydrolase: protein MSVQAGESWSYSKFKFHGLSLSGIRTAIAMPELSLSFDVAQGYPYLLNLKQYFITHGHLDHAAGVPYIISQKAMNSQEPGKFYMPPSLVEPLDKIMKLWEQIEGHQYRYEFIPVKPDDEFQINGNTYVKVFPTTHRIESYGYTVFETVKKLKKEYVGLSQEEIIELRRKHINVNEVHEIPMVSFTGDTQIEFLDSRDWVKKSKILFLEATYLDERKTIDQARQWGHTHIDEIIPRLDEIESEQIVFIHASSRYSDKEALRLIREKVPQRLHNRVVLYPGR from the coding sequence TATCGCTGTCGGGCATCCGCACAGCGATAGCTATGCCCGAGCTTTCTTTAAGCTTTGATGTGGCCCAAGGCTACCCTTACCTTTTAAACTTAAAGCAGTACTTTATCACTCACGGCCACCTTGATCACGCGGCGGGAGTTCCCTACATCATCTCGCAAAAAGCCATGAACTCCCAAGAACCCGGGAAGTTCTATATGCCGCCATCTTTGGTGGAACCCCTCGATAAAATCATGAAGCTGTGGGAACAAATCGAAGGCCACCAATATCGCTACGAATTCATCCCCGTAAAACCCGACGACGAATTTCAAATCAACGGCAACACCTATGTGAAAGTCTTCCCAACCACTCACCGTATTGAGTCTTACGGTTACACCGTTTTTGAAACCGTCAAAAAACTAAAAAAAGAATACGTGGGCTTAAGCCAGGAAGAAATCATCGAGCTGCGCCGAAAACACATCAACGTCAACGAAGTCCATGAAATCCCGATGGTCAGCTTCACCGGCGACACCCAAATCGAGTTCCTAGACTCCAGAGACTGGGTTAAAAAATCAAAAATCCTCTTCTTAGAGGCCACTTACTTAGACGAAAGAAAAACCATCGACCAAGCCCGCCAATGGGGCCACACCCACATCGACGAAATCATCCCCCGCCTGGACGAAATCGAAAGCGAACAAATCGTCTTCATCCACGCCTCGAGCCGCTACAGCGACAAAGAAGCCCTACGCCTCATTCGAGAAAAAGTCCCCCAACGCCTCCACAACAGAGTCGTCCTCTACCCCGGCCGCTAA
- a CDS encoding phospholipase D-like domain-containing protein: MESWSQVRIFHSGDEYYQSLLEDIRHAQRSITIESYIFALDRLTTPIIEELAKARARGCSVKIVVDGFGSYYYIPQLDRLCSQHGIEFRVFHPFPYPLLWARSLFAKYSLHGSFLMKHMNRRNHRKISIIDEKRAYLGSFNFVQDHCASIVGSHAWRDTGAWVEGDAIKYLVLAFQISYLRTYIKGLINWVGRWRSRVEPHEKILRLNTTQRTRRRLYRDLLHRIASANKRLYITTAYFLPKRSLLRALLKAARRGVDVKILIPGKSDVPVVKWAAFYIVKFLLQKRIPIYEYQKTILHAKTMILDDEAFIGSFNLNHRSLLHDLEVEVVLNDADSLQNMTQQWETDLANAKLVSEKDLAARSWLARMIYNIAFRLRYLL, encoded by the coding sequence ATGGAGTCATGGAGTCAGGTTCGCATATTTCATTCGGGCGATGAGTACTATCAAAGCCTTCTCGAGGATATTCGTCATGCACAACGAAGTATAACGATCGAATCTTACATCTTTGCTCTGGATAGACTCACAACTCCAATCATTGAGGAACTCGCCAAAGCACGCGCTCGCGGTTGCAGCGTCAAGATTGTGGTCGACGGTTTTGGCTCGTATTACTATATTCCTCAACTCGATCGTCTGTGTTCTCAACATGGCATTGAGTTCCGGGTTTTCCATCCCTTCCCCTACCCACTTTTGTGGGCACGAAGTCTGTTTGCGAAGTATTCATTGCATGGAAGTTTTTTGATGAAGCACATGAATCGGCGCAATCACCGAAAAATTTCAATTATCGATGAAAAACGCGCCTATCTAGGAAGCTTCAACTTCGTTCAAGATCACTGTGCGAGCATTGTGGGGTCTCACGCCTGGCGAGACACGGGGGCTTGGGTCGAAGGCGATGCTATTAAGTATTTGGTTCTAGCTTTTCAAATCAGCTATCTGCGTACTTATATCAAAGGACTTATCAACTGGGTCGGTCGCTGGCGCTCTCGCGTAGAGCCTCACGAAAAGATTTTACGCCTGAACACCACGCAACGCACGCGACGACGTCTGTATCGGGATCTGTTACACCGAATCGCTTCCGCGAATAAGCGACTTTACATTACGACAGCCTATTTCTTACCAAAAAGATCTTTGCTTCGAGCCCTCCTGAAAGCCGCGCGCCGCGGAGTCGACGTCAAGATTCTGATTCCAGGAAAGTCGGATGTTCCTGTCGTCAAATGGGCCGCCTTTTACATTGTTAAATTTTTGCTTCAAAAGCGCATCCCCATTTATGAATACCAAAAGACCATCTTGCACGCGAAAACAATGATTCTGGATGACGAAGCCTTTATTGGCTCTTTCAACCTGAATCACCGCAGTTTGTTGCATGATCTTGAAGTGGAAGTGGTGCTGAACGATGCCGACAGCCTTCAAAACATGACCCAACAGTGGGAAACTGATTTAGCCAATGCGAAACTTGTGTCTGAAAAGGATCTTGCGGCCCGCTCTTGGCTCGCCCGCATGATCTATAATATCGCCTTCCGCCTGCGTTATTTGCTGTAG
- a CDS encoding ATP/GTP-binding protein: protein MNSYVKIAITGGPSGGKTTLIEALKKELGQKCAVVPEAASILYRGGFPRFKEAQGVVHAQKAIYYTQKELEEMISTLSQKSLIVCDRGSLDAIAYWPGQADEFFKLVQSSKEQEIARYDWVIHLDTASSDFYDTTNTIRTETFQEAWDLNSKIKHAWEGHPRRVVITHNEDFLSKMTTSLSVIKAIMAHKSADEIKKELL, encoded by the coding sequence ATGAATTCATACGTCAAAATCGCAATTACCGGTGGACCTTCGGGTGGCAAGACTACATTGATTGAAGCTTTGAAAAAAGAGTTGGGACAAAAGTGCGCAGTCGTTCCAGAAGCTGCAAGTATTCTGTATCGCGGTGGCTTTCCTCGCTTTAAGGAAGCTCAAGGTGTCGTTCATGCGCAAAAAGCGATTTACTACACTCAAAAAGAACTCGAAGAGATGATCTCGACGTTAAGTCAAAAGTCTTTGATCGTTTGCGACCGAGGATCCTTGGATGCCATTGCTTATTGGCCCGGGCAAGCAGACGAATTCTTCAAACTTGTACAAAGCTCTAAAGAACAAGAGATTGCTCGCTATGACTGGGTGATTCACTTAGACACGGCTTCCTCTGACTTCTACGACACGACGAATACGATTCGCACGGAAACTTTCCAAGAAGCTTGGGACTTGAATTCAAAAATTAAGCACGCGTGGGAGGGACATCCTCGTCGCGTGGTGATCACTCACAACGAAGACTTCCTTTCAAAGATGACAACGTCTTTATCTGTGATCAAAGCTATTATGGCTCATAAGAGTGCTGACGAAATCAAAAAGGAGCTTTTGTAA
- a CDS encoding response regulator produces MDSSSKNRILILEDDEAIGNALKEILSRAGHQVYLATRPDEANTILSTQNNLDFLFCDCLLPQMTGLDFIKQARNNYPNARFKVVLMSGIYTDKQFIQEATQSTQAIAFLKKPFEMEQVLKLVKKEEAPKREESSSARKLLYQMFANPTVTSRQKRKVIESIEEVSGFDLPFLYSLLVETKSSGYLNIYNADGSVSGISFCNGNIVGVDVDDKTTFLGEMLIQSGYATPKDVQNALRDKNNRRIGNYLIQNNQLSPHAFDLILMEQMNIRLVRTIVDQKIRVNFASAEVEMSNPSIDADTLSYYLHDWIASKISLNWLKSLYVMWSGNVIVKSPTFRDDHPALTMSLIKTLEGLPLKLNNQMTLSQLLDVKGYSEIAVYKAIHFLLTKGLVVFAQRAAFANPQEQLKVLKKIWAELDGKNGYEITSYMETAAGGASMEAALAEFLTMLGDQPQDAASEAFAVWSKIKRTAEDAVTASQDSNKIDQYRQATQKSEAEAKLRATTLMEEVKKQLQYNQYAKALETLAEIARLNPQTQQLHLYSSWAKLGAVDPAKKQFVLKEVELELVQVPPDERYDTLFPFVVGLFNKIKGDVVAARKSFEKSVALDPSFIPARREISLLTAANKKQDVFNMDLKQVVSGFFKKR; encoded by the coding sequence GTGGATTCAAGCAGTAAAAACCGTATTTTAATTCTGGAAGACGACGAGGCCATCGGAAACGCCTTAAAAGAAATTTTAAGTCGCGCCGGTCATCAAGTCTATTTGGCGACTCGTCCGGATGAAGCCAATACGATTCTATCCACGCAAAATAATTTAGATTTCCTTTTCTGTGACTGTCTTCTTCCACAAATGACCGGCTTGGATTTTATCAAGCAGGCACGTAACAATTATCCTAATGCTCGTTTCAAAGTAGTTTTGATGAGCGGTATCTACACGGATAAACAATTCATTCAAGAAGCGACACAAAGCACGCAAGCGATTGCTTTTTTGAAAAAGCCGTTTGAAATGGAGCAAGTTTTAAAGCTCGTGAAAAAAGAAGAAGCTCCTAAGCGCGAAGAGTCTTCGAGTGCTCGTAAGCTTCTTTATCAAATGTTCGCAAACCCCACGGTGACCAGCCGTCAAAAAAGAAAAGTGATTGAGTCGATTGAGGAAGTCAGCGGCTTTGATTTGCCTTTCTTGTATTCGCTTTTGGTAGAAACTAAGAGCAGTGGCTATCTGAATATCTATAATGCAGACGGATCTGTCTCTGGTATTTCATTCTGTAACGGGAATATCGTCGGTGTCGACGTGGATGATAAGACGACTTTCCTCGGAGAAATGCTTATTCAAAGTGGTTATGCGACTCCCAAAGACGTGCAAAATGCTTTGCGTGATAAAAACAATCGCCGTATCGGAAACTATCTGATTCAGAACAATCAGCTGAGCCCGCATGCGTTTGATTTGATTTTGATGGAGCAAATGAACATCCGCTTGGTGCGTACGATTGTTGATCAGAAAATCCGTGTGAACTTTGCTTCGGCGGAAGTTGAGATGAGCAATCCAAGTATTGATGCTGACACTTTGTCTTACTACCTTCATGACTGGATCGCTTCCAAGATTTCTTTGAACTGGTTGAAGTCTTTGTATGTGATGTGGTCTGGAAACGTGATCGTGAAAAGCCCGACATTTCGCGATGACCATCCTGCTTTGACAATGTCTTTGATCAAAACCTTAGAGGGTCTGCCTTTAAAGCTCAATAATCAAATGACGCTTTCGCAGCTTTTGGACGTCAAAGGCTATAGTGAAATTGCAGTGTATAAAGCCATCCACTTCCTTTTAACTAAAGGATTGGTGGTTTTTGCTCAGCGCGCAGCTTTTGCAAATCCGCAAGAGCAGTTGAAGGTTTTGAAAAAAATCTGGGCCGAACTTGATGGCAAGAATGGTTATGAAATCACTTCTTACATGGAAACCGCTGCGGGTGGGGCGTCTATGGAAGCCGCATTGGCAGAGTTCTTAACGATGTTGGGCGATCAGCCCCAGGATGCCGCTTCAGAAGCTTTTGCTGTCTGGAGTAAGATCAAAAGAACGGCCGAAGATGCCGTCACCGCGTCTCAAGATTCTAATAAGATCGATCAATACCGCCAGGCTACGCAGAAATCAGAAGCGGAGGCTAAGCTTCGCGCGACCACTTTGATGGAAGAAGTTAAAAAACAACTTCAGTATAATCAATACGCGAAAGCCTTAGAGACATTGGCCGAGATTGCAAGACTCAATCCACAAACTCAACAGCTTCACTTGTACAGCTCTTGGGCAAAGTTGGGTGCCGTGGATCCAGCAAAGAAACAATTTGTTCTTAAAGAAGTTGAGTTAGAGTTAGTTCAAGTTCCGCCAGATGAGCGCTATGACACTTTATTCCCCTTCGTGGTGGGTCTTTTCAATAAGATCAAAGGGGATGTCGTGGCCGCTAGAAAATCTTTTGAGAAGAGCGTGGCTTTGGATCCATCATTCATTCCTGCCCGTCGCGAGATTTCCCTTTTAACGGCGGCCAACAAAAAACAAGACGTCTTCAATATGGACCTGAAACAGGTTGTTTCAGGCTTCTTTAAAAAGCGTTAG
- a CDS encoding SpoIIE family protein phosphatase, whose protein sequence is MITLSVYLVLALQIFEDDKIAYVFDSSSSMSGTMAAQIKTQLNGVLGTTKPIFQDYLTQQKFTSISDSIFANEFTLESIVVFGAGATGSYEKKALLEKVPGQTDGILTSLQQYLPQYFAEADANRRVVKVPYVDDRVFIFEKVSDETKTRNTIFMVIVRMSEASEMFRAATSQKMYLISQDGLVLFGPDGMPGKRLQSVVTPSFLKGKSPIAQGAETDKAVDGTELLVSYSRAGFGDLIVVTTVEKEKALGAVQILIRKSLIFFGILISLTVILSLFASSGITQALTQLFTATGKVAEGDFNIRVDVKSNDEVGSLAENFNIMAAEVSRLLEQTAEKARMESELQTAKTVQETLFPETRAKIGPLAIAGYYEPASECGGDWWHYCQIGNKIFLWIGDATGHGAPAALITSAAKSASTIIERLNISPNKALELLNRSIYDVSKGRIMMTFFLASFDLETGELVYCNASHEAPFLIKKTDGALKKKDLIPLNEVNNPRLGQARDSVYQQTSIQIEQGDAVFFYTDGIPDIQNPGKEAWGEREFIKALIAANKDFPGVGDSVDRFAVSFQEHRQGAPLVDDVTFFVVKNEGLN, encoded by the coding sequence TTGATTACATTATCGGTGTATCTGGTGCTGGCTTTACAAATTTTTGAAGACGATAAGATCGCCTATGTCTTTGATTCTTCAAGCAGTATGTCCGGAACCATGGCGGCTCAAATTAAGACACAGCTCAATGGTGTCTTAGGAACGACGAAGCCGATCTTTCAAGATTATCTGACTCAGCAAAAGTTCACGTCGATTTCGGATTCTATTTTTGCCAATGAGTTCACTCTTGAATCCATCGTAGTTTTTGGTGCCGGGGCGACAGGTTCTTACGAGAAAAAAGCTCTGCTAGAAAAAGTTCCCGGACAGACTGATGGCATTCTGACATCACTTCAGCAATACCTTCCTCAATATTTTGCCGAAGCCGATGCCAATCGTCGTGTCGTAAAAGTGCCTTATGTTGACGACCGTGTTTTTATTTTTGAAAAAGTGAGCGACGAAACAAAGACGCGCAACACGATTTTCATGGTGATCGTGCGTATGAGTGAAGCTTCCGAGATGTTCCGTGCAGCGACATCTCAGAAGATGTATTTGATCTCTCAAGACGGACTTGTTCTTTTTGGTCCCGATGGCATGCCAGGGAAACGCTTGCAATCTGTTGTAACGCCGTCATTCTTAAAAGGAAAATCGCCGATCGCTCAAGGGGCCGAGACGGACAAAGCCGTTGATGGAACAGAACTTTTGGTTTCTTATTCGCGCGCAGGCTTTGGTGATTTGATTGTTGTGACAACGGTTGAAAAAGAAAAAGCCTTGGGTGCGGTGCAAATTCTTATCCGCAAATCTTTAATCTTCTTCGGTATCTTGATTTCTTTGACGGTGATCTTAAGTCTTTTTGCCTCAAGTGGGATCACGCAAGCTTTGACTCAGCTTTTCACCGCAACAGGAAAAGTGGCTGAAGGGGATTTCAATATCCGTGTTGATGTGAAGTCCAATGATGAAGTGGGCAGCCTGGCTGAAAACTTCAACATCATGGCGGCGGAAGTATCGCGTCTGCTTGAGCAAACGGCAGAAAAAGCGCGCATGGAATCCGAGCTGCAAACGGCCAAAACGGTGCAAGAAACTCTGTTCCCAGAAACACGCGCCAAGATCGGGCCTTTAGCGATTGCGGGTTATTACGAGCCGGCCAGTGAGTGTGGTGGCGACTGGTGGCACTACTGTCAAATTGGGAATAAAATCTTTTTGTGGATCGGGGATGCCACCGGGCACGGAGCTCCGGCCGCGTTGATTACGAGTGCAGCAAAAAGTGCTTCGACGATTATTGAACGATTGAATATTTCTCCGAACAAAGCATTGGAGTTATTGAATCGTTCGATTTACGACGTTTCCAAAGGTCGCATCATGATGACTTTCTTCTTGGCGTCCTTCGATCTAGAGACAGGGGAGTTGGTTTATTGTAATGCTTCTCACGAAGCACCTTTCTTGATCAAAAAAACAGACGGCGCCCTTAAGAAAAAAGATTTAATTCCTTTAAATGAAGTGAACAATCCCAGATTGGGACAAGCGCGAGATTCTGTTTACCAGCAGACCAGTATTCAGATAGAACAAGGTGATGCCGTTTTCTTTTATACGGATGGCATCCCTGACATCCAGAATCCGGGAAAAGAAGCCTGGGGCGAACGAGAATTTATCAAAGCACTCATTGCCGCAAATAAAGATTTCCCGGGAGTGGGCGATTCGGTTGATCGCTTCGCTGTCAGCTTCCAAGAGCACCGTCAAGGGGCGCCCTTGGTCGATGATGTGACCTTTTTTGTGGTAAAAAATGAAGGTCTTAACTAA
- a CDS encoding FecR domain-containing protein, with protein MSRFGQTEKIIFVGALILLVAFSYFLYDDSLLFPKANNGKLELIGDVAISQNDVRRKNLDTFSWLPASRKDSVYQNDSIFTGDRSEATIRLQDGTQIRIEPNSLITLNLKNGQMNLDLRYGNLVGELAQGSSLTVKSGTEEFKLESTPGTAEKPKIQFNKAHSGTVDLKLISGDVKYVDKKKKAVKALPKNTVVAVDKKGEVKQVEKPQLSLTTANNVNYLRMNPDDPLPFEWQSKGPVSRYELEISPAQDFSTVAVSKITSETKTAVTEPLEPGAYYWRLKAFDHNGQVSAVSPVQNVQVTHLAGPQIVTPTQAAQINLELKVKPKEELATTTEVQWRAQPVLKNFTWQVSQDPEFQTILKEEQTTNLAAVTPKLPSGTYWVRVQGQTESQKVSPWSEPVSFTLNLLAHKEERPDRPVLVTKKIEFKAPTGKDRNPASPEAPKLAWKPVLQTKNYHLQIAKDASFKDAEKYDITQTQAAWSQYRPGKYFYRVYARGLNGLISEPSETGTLEISVGGLTLDPLKTINAVGQAPGPKETPVSWSEVPFAKSYLVQVDKNKDFSAPQLLEYSSNAGVLTLNDPGRYNVRVQAMDESNQPLTEFSNIEEVLYTFRAPLVAPTLMEPFNAASIFLQTEMEPFIWLEWKKVEGASSYRIEISDKADFSRTLIAKSIDGNRYLIKDRVPLGKIYWRVRAESKTDSEASEWASKREFTLYHQKNETFVK; from the coding sequence ATGTCACGTTTTGGACAAACAGAAAAAATCATCTTTGTTGGAGCCCTCATTTTGTTGGTGGCCTTCTCGTATTTTCTGTACGACGACTCTTTACTCTTCCCAAAAGCTAACAACGGAAAATTAGAACTGATTGGTGACGTGGCGATCTCTCAAAACGACGTGCGCCGAAAAAATTTAGACACCTTCAGCTGGCTTCCCGCTTCTCGCAAAGACTCTGTTTATCAAAACGACTCCATCTTTACGGGAGATCGCTCTGAAGCTACGATCCGCTTGCAAGATGGAACTCAAATTCGCATCGAACCCAACTCTTTGATCACTTTGAATCTAAAAAACGGTCAAATGAATCTGGATTTGCGTTACGGAAACTTGGTTGGTGAACTGGCACAAGGTTCTTCTTTAACGGTGAAATCTGGCACCGAGGAATTCAAACTTGAATCCACTCCGGGCACCGCGGAAAAACCAAAAATTCAATTCAATAAAGCTCATAGCGGCACGGTCGACTTAAAACTTATTTCGGGTGATGTGAAGTACGTTGATAAGAAAAAGAAAGCCGTGAAGGCTTTACCTAAAAACACTGTCGTGGCCGTTGATAAAAAAGGCGAAGTTAAACAGGTGGAAAAACCTCAGTTAAGTTTAACGACAGCCAATAATGTCAATTATCTGCGCATGAATCCGGACGATCCACTTCCCTTTGAGTGGCAATCGAAAGGCCCGGTCTCTCGCTATGAATTAGAAATTTCTCCAGCGCAAGATTTCAGCACGGTGGCGGTTTCTAAAATCACGTCGGAAACAAAAACTGCGGTCACTGAACCTTTAGAACCGGGCGCTTACTATTGGAGATTGAAAGCCTTCGATCACAATGGTCAGGTCAGTGCAGTTTCTCCAGTTCAGAACGTGCAGGTCACGCATCTGGCGGGTCCACAAATCGTGACCCCGACGCAAGCAGCGCAAATCAATTTAGAATTGAAAGTAAAGCCAAAGGAAGAACTTGCGACAACAACAGAAGTTCAGTGGCGCGCTCAACCAGTGCTTAAAAACTTCACTTGGCAAGTGTCCCAAGATCCTGAGTTCCAGACTATTCTAAAAGAAGAGCAGACGACGAACTTAGCCGCGGTCACCCCCAAACTTCCTTCAGGAACTTATTGGGTGCGCGTGCAAGGACAAACGGAAAGCCAAAAGGTTTCGCCTTGGTCCGAGCCGGTGTCCTTCACTTTGAACTTGCTCGCTCATAAAGAAGAGCGTCCTGACCGCCCTGTCTTGGTTACAAAGAAAATTGAATTCAAAGCTCCAACAGGCAAAGATCGCAACCCTGCTTCACCAGAAGCACCGAAGTTAGCATGGAAACCTGTTTTACAGACAAAAAACTATCATTTGCAAATCGCAAAGGACGCCAGCTTTAAAGACGCCGAAAAATACGACATCACGCAAACTCAAGCCGCGTGGTCTCAGTATCGCCCCGGTAAATACTTCTATCGTGTTTATGCGCGTGGACTGAATGGTTTAATCAGTGAGCCCAGCGAAACCGGCACTTTGGAAATCTCTGTGGGTGGTTTGACTCTGGATCCTCTTAAAACCATCAATGCCGTGGGCCAGGCACCGGGCCCCAAAGAAACTCCTGTAAGTTGGAGCGAAGTCCCATTTGCGAAATCATATTTAGTTCAAGTGGATAAGAATAAAGACTTCTCTGCTCCACAGCTTTTGGAATATTCGTCCAATGCGGGTGTTTTGACATTAAATGATCCAGGTCGCTACAACGTGCGCGTGCAAGCGATGGATGAATCGAATCAGCCATTGACCGAGTTTTCAAATATTGAAGAAGTGCTTTATACATTCCGTGCCCCGTTGGTGGCGCCGACATTAATGGAACCTTTCAATGCCGCTTCGATCTTCTTGCAAACCGAGATGGAGCCTTTTATCTGGCTTGAATGGAAAAAAGTCGAAGGGGCCTCTTCATATCGTATTGAAATTTCTGACAAGGCTGATTTCTCTCGCACTTTAATTGCGAAATCTATCGACGGGAATCGTTACCTTATCAAAGACCGCGTACCGCTAGGCAAAATCTATTGGCGTGTGCGTGCAGAGTCCAAAACAGACTCTGAAGCTTCCGAGTGGGCATCAAAACGTGAATTCACCCTTTACCATCAGAAGAACGAGACTTTTGTAAAATGA
- a CDS encoding ATP-binding protein: MKIQYSLFDTLLEPVFVLNAEQKVVYCNETAAIVAGLSIRKITRGMKFGELFAFSEPIDGLDKLIEICDATPYKEVNFKSSQGGEGKIQITLQPIFDSMGDKNWIVFVRDVTLEERLQKKYRAELEQKEDVIKALEDAKLQLENYSKNLEQMVADRTRELSRLNQTMSALLDSLGQGFFIFNADGKILDVSSKACESTVECKPDGQLIWDVLKLPENKVEGFKKWMQTLFMEMLPFEDLSPLGPTTYPHSANRNIALEYHPLRSSEGAMEGVVVVASDITSLIEAQKQAETEKEHAKLIINMIKSKREIHRFIQEAQGLLISVREEVSKDQAPYDTETLFRHLHTLKGGAALFSIKEVAEACHQGETLLAELKDNWTHPAFISLRAKCFEIEEYFFKFLDETKEILGSSALPEERQIEIAISKLNDIARKVGSLPGGGHVAQELLLELAMEPVSRFVEPYNDVMLRLAEKIDKMMAPLKINNGNVMVIPEIYNSLFATLVHAFRNAVDHGIEIPDARIDAGKPAEGQVEVSFEIQPHPLQPKFLIKIQDDGAGIDPQKIREKLAKRLVDTKNKTDEQVIQHIFDSQFSTREQVTDISGRGVGMDAIKVAAEDLQGRVWVESKVGVGSTLFVEVPYITEFKKDTRKTPAAA; encoded by the coding sequence ATGAAGATTCAGTACTCTCTCTTCGATACTTTGTTAGAACCCGTGTTTGTTCTAAATGCCGAACAAAAGGTCGTCTATTGCAATGAAACGGCAGCCATTGTCGCCGGCCTTTCTATTCGCAAAATCACACGCGGGATGAAGTTTGGTGAACTCTTTGCTTTTAGCGAGCCGATTGATGGTTTAGACAAGCTCATTGAAATCTGTGATGCCACTCCCTACAAAGAAGTGAATTTCAAAAGCTCTCAAGGTGGCGAAGGAAAAATCCAAATCACTCTGCAACCTATTTTTGATTCAATGGGTGATAAAAACTGGATTGTTTTCGTGCGTGACGTGACACTAGAAGAACGTCTGCAGAAAAAATACCGGGCTGAACTTGAACAAAAAGAAGATGTCATCAAAGCCCTTGAAGATGCCAAGTTGCAACTTGAAAACTACAGTAAAAACTTGGAACAAATGGTTGCAGACCGCACCCGTGAATTATCCCGTTTGAATCAGACCATGTCAGCCTTACTCGACAGTTTGGGCCAAGGTTTCTTTATCTTTAATGCCGATGGAAAAATCTTGGATGTCTCTTCAAAAGCCTGCGAAAGCACGGTGGAATGCAAACCTGATGGTCAGCTTATTTGGGATGTTTTAAAACTTCCAGAAAACAAAGTCGAAGGTTTCAAGAAGTGGATGCAAACCCTGTTCATGGAGATGCTGCCATTTGAAGATCTTTCTCCGTTGGGTCCAACGACCTACCCGCACTCTGCAAACCGCAATATTGCCTTAGAATACCACCCGCTTCGTTCTAGCGAAGGAGCGATGGAAGGTGTCGTTGTTGTTGCTTCCGATATCACTTCACTGATTGAAGCGCAAAAACAAGCAGAGACAGAAAAAGAACACGCCAAACTGATCATCAACATGATCAAGTCGAAACGCGAAATCCATCGCTTTATCCAAGAAGCACAAGGTCTGTTGATCTCGGTGCGAGAAGAGGTCTCTAAGGACCAAGCTCCTTATGATACAGAAACTCTGTTCCGCCATCTTCATACTCTGAAGGGAGGCGCGGCGCTCTTTTCCATTAAAGAAGTGGCCGAAGCCTGTCATCAAGGTGAAACGTTGCTGGCTGAACTTAAAGACAACTGGACTCATCCCGCCTTTATTTCATTACGTGCAAAATGTTTTGAGATCGAAGAGTATTTCTTTAAGTTCTTAGACGAAACAAAAGAAATCTTGGGGTCTTCGGCCCTTCCTGAAGAACGTCAAATTGAAATTGCCATCAGTAAGTTGAATGATATTGCTCGTAAAGTCGGTTCATTGCCTGGGGGCGGACACGTCGCGCAGGAACTTCTTTTAGAACTGGCGATGGAGCCTGTATCTCGTTTCGTTGAACCTTACAACGATGTGATGCTCCGCTTGGCCGAAAAAATCGATAAGATGATGGCGCCATTGAAGATCAACAATGGCAACGTTATGGTCATTCCTGAAATTTACAACTCGCTCTTTGCTACTCTGGTTCATGCTTTCAGAAATGCTGTGGATCATGGAATCGAAATTCCCGATGCGCGTATTGACGCCGGCAAACCTGCAGAGGGCCAGGTCGAAGTGAGTTTTGAAATTCAACCTCACCCTCTTCAACCGAAATTCTTGATCAAAATTCAAGATGACGGTGCCGGCATTGATCCACAAAAGATTCGTGAAAAATTGGCGAAGCGCTTAGTGGATACGAAGAACAAAACCGATGAACAAGTCATTCAGCACATCTTTGATAGCCAGTTTTCAACTCGCGAACAAGTGACAGATATTTCCGGTCGCGGTGTGGGCATGGACGCTATTAAAGTCGCGGCAGAAGATCTGCAAGGTCGCGTGTGGGTGGAATCGAAAGTGGGAGTGGGCTCTACCCTCTTTGTCGAAGTTCCCTACATCACGGAGTTCAAAAAAGACACTCGCAAAACTCCAGCAGCAGCTTAA
- a CDS encoding YcnI family copper-binding membrane protein: MFKSFLFLSTIIASISAHGHVSFEVPSAAAGSYYKAVARVPHGCEGSPTTAVHISIPKGFVTPKPMPKPGWNVETVQNDLGQIEEIRFSGGRLADAHYDEFVFRGKIMAAAGSTLYFKVLQTCESGQINWADVPVLGQDEHSLLAPAPSLKITPATGAH, encoded by the coding sequence TTGTTTAAGTCTTTTCTTTTTTTATCTACTATAATCGCATCCATTTCGGCTCACGGCCATGTCTCTTTCGAAGTTCCGAGTGCAGCGGCGGGTAGCTACTATAAAGCAGTGGCGCGTGTTCCTCATGGTTGTGAGGGCTCACCCACGACGGCGGTCCATATCTCGATTCCTAAAGGATTTGTAACTCCGAAACCTATGCCTAAGCCAGGCTGGAATGTCGAGACTGTTCAAAATGATTTGGGACAAATTGAAGAGATTCGCTTTTCTGGTGGACGCTTGGCCGATGCTCATTACGATGAATTTGTTTTTCGTGGAAAAATCATGGCGGCAGCAGGAAGCACTCTTTATTTCAAAGTTCTTCAAACCTGTGAAAGCGGACAAATTAATTGGGCGGACGTTCCTGTACTGGGTCAAGACGAACATTCGTTACTGGCACCCGCGCCGTCATTGAAAATCACCCCAGCGACCGGCGCTCATTAA